The genomic window GCGCACGCGCAGCTCGCGCAGGGCGCGCATTCCCGGGCGGTCGCCCTCGTCGTCCGAAGCGTTCGTCCCGTCGATTATCAGGGAAAATCCATCCTCCGCGGCCGCGCGCGCTATCGCGCCGAAAATCCGTTTCTTGCACAGATAGCAGCGGTCGGGCGGGTTCGCCGCGACATCCGCGCAGTCCAGCACAGAGAGCGGAATCACCGTCATCCGTGCGGAAAGCTCGCGCGCGAGCCGGCGCGCGTCATCGAGCTCAAACTCCGGCTGAAACTCGCTCTTTACGTAATACGCGCGGAAATCCGCTCCGCAGCGCGATGCAGCGTACATGAGGTACGCAGAGTCGGCGCCGCCCGAAAAGGCGAGCGCTAGGCGCGGGTTCTCCTCGAAAAATTTTTCAAGCGCCGCCGTCATGCGCGGCACCTTCTATTTGCATAATAATAAATGCGCATACAGCACCTCCGCGCGGACAGTCGCGTCCGCGTATACGACGCCTTCAGGCGCGGATTTCTTCTTCGGCGGAAAATGCGGCGAAGGCCGCGAAACGCCGCTTCTGCGGCGGCGTCCCGTCCAAGCGGGACGCGTCGCCAGAAGTCCGCGCTCCGCGAGGAACGCCCCGCGCGGAAAAGGCCGCCTCAAGAAGCATAAAGGCGGGAGCGGACTCCAAGTCAACGGTTTATTTTAATATCCGCGCGGAAAATTTTCCAGAGCGCCGCACGGCGGCGGAAACGGCGGCATATAAATTCG from Cloacibacillus sp. An23 includes these protein-coding regions:
- the larE gene encoding ATP-dependent sacrificial sulfur transferase LarE, which translates into the protein MTAALEKFFEENPRLALAFSGGADSAYLMYAASRCGADFRAYYVKSEFQPEFELDDARRLARELSARMTVIPLSVLDCADVAANPPDRCYLCKKRIFGAIARAAAEDGFSLIIDGTNASDDEGDRPGMRALRELRVRSPLRECGLAKDEIRRLSAEAGLFTWDKPAYACLATRVPAGTAIDADMLRRVEGAESALAALGFSDLRVRLFHGAARVQLPESQIIGAAARRFEIKSALAPYFDTVLLDMEGR